One Pseudomonas sp. HOU2 genomic window carries:
- a CDS encoding NAD(P)H-dependent glycerol-3-phosphate dehydrogenase codes for MTEQRPIAVLGGGSFGTAVANLLAENGHQVRQWMRDPEQAEAIRVNRENPRYLKGIKILPGVTAVTDLQATLDACELCFVALPSSALRTVLAAHAERLSGKMLVSLTKGIEAHTFKLMSQILEEIAPQARIGVLSGPNLAREIAEHALTATVVASEDEELCKQVQAALHGRTFRVYASADRFGVELGGALKNVYAIIAGMAVALEMGENTKSMLITRALAEMTRFAVNQGANPMTFLGLAGVGDLIVTCSSPKSRNYQVGFALGQGLSLDEAVSRLGEVAEGVNTLKVLKAKSQEVGVYMPLVAGLHAILFEGRTLEQVIGLLMRAEPKTDVDFISTSGFN; via the coding sequence ATGACTGAACAGCGCCCGATTGCGGTCCTGGGAGGCGGAAGTTTTGGTACCGCCGTGGCCAATCTATTGGCCGAGAACGGCCATCAAGTCCGGCAGTGGATGCGTGACCCCGAGCAGGCCGAGGCCATCCGGGTCAACCGCGAGAACCCGCGTTACCTCAAAGGCATCAAGATTCTGCCGGGAGTGACTGCGGTCACTGACCTGCAGGCCACCCTCGATGCCTGCGAGCTGTGCTTCGTCGCGCTGCCGTCGAGCGCGTTGCGCACGGTGCTGGCTGCCCACGCCGAGCGCCTGAGCGGCAAGATGCTGGTCAGCCTGACCAAGGGCATCGAAGCCCACACCTTCAAACTGATGAGCCAGATCCTCGAAGAGATCGCTCCGCAAGCGCGCATTGGCGTGCTGTCCGGGCCGAACCTGGCGCGGGAGATCGCCGAGCACGCGCTGACCGCCACCGTGGTCGCCAGCGAAGACGAAGAGTTGTGCAAACAAGTGCAGGCTGCGCTGCATGGTCGCACCTTCCGCGTTTACGCCAGTGCCGACCGCTTCGGTGTCGAGCTGGGCGGCGCGTTGAAAAACGTCTACGCGATCATCGCCGGCATGGCGGTGGCGCTGGAGATGGGCGAGAACACCAAGAGCATGCTGATCACGCGCGCCCTGGCCGAAATGACCCGGTTCGCGGTGAATCAGGGTGCCAACCCGATGACGTTCCTGGGGCTGGCCGGGGTCGGCGATTTGATCGTGACGTGTTCGTCGCCGAAGAGCCGCAACTATCAGGTCGGCTTTGCCCTGGGTCAGGGCTTGAGCCTCGATGAAGCGGTGTCGCGCCTGGGCGAAGTCGCCGAGGGCGTGAACACCCTGAAGGTGCTCAAGGCCAAGTCCCAGGAGGTTGGCGTGTACATGCCGCTGGTCGCCGGGTTGCATGCGATCCTGTTTGAAGGGCGCACGCTGGAGCAGGTGATCGGTCTACTGATGCGGGCCGAGCCGAAAACCGACGTCGACTTTATTTCCACCAGCGGTTTCAACTGA
- a CDS encoding AI-2E family transporter — protein sequence MLNNDRLLVQILLLVLFGASLWVMAPFWSALFWGAVLAFASWPLMRLLTRWLNGRESLAAAILTLGWMLLVAAPLVWLGFNLADHVRDATAFIKDVQVDGLPEAPVWLGSVPLVGERLVGVWNSIDQQGAALMVSIKPYLGQVGNWLLARSAQIGGGILELTLSIVFVFFFYRDGPRLAAFVHSLLERLIGERAGYYIELVAGTVQRVVNGVIGTAAAQAVLALIGFLIAGVPGALVLGIVTFLLSLIPMGPPLVWIPATAWLAWKGEYGMAVFLGIWGTFIISGVDNVLKPYLISRGGNLPLVIVLLGVFGGLIAFGFIGLFIGPTLLAVAYSLLTDWSKSQARV from the coding sequence ATGCTCAATAACGATCGGCTGTTGGTGCAAATCCTCCTGCTGGTGCTGTTCGGTGCCAGCCTGTGGGTGATGGCGCCGTTCTGGTCGGCGCTGTTCTGGGGCGCGGTGCTGGCGTTCGCCAGTTGGCCGCTGATGCGTCTGCTGACCCGCTGGCTCAATGGCCGCGAATCACTCGCCGCAGCTATTTTGACCCTGGGCTGGATGTTGCTGGTGGCGGCGCCGCTGGTGTGGCTCGGGTTCAACCTGGCCGATCACGTGCGCGATGCCACGGCGTTCATCAAGGATGTGCAGGTCGATGGTCTGCCGGAGGCGCCGGTCTGGCTCGGCAGCGTGCCATTGGTGGGCGAGCGGCTGGTCGGGGTCTGGAACAGCATCGATCAGCAGGGCGCAGCGCTGATGGTGTCGATCAAGCCGTATCTGGGGCAGGTCGGGAACTGGCTGCTGGCGCGCAGTGCGCAGATTGGCGGCGGGATTCTCGAGCTGACCCTGAGTATTGTCTTCGTGTTCTTTTTCTATCGCGACGGGCCGCGGCTGGCGGCGTTTGTACACAGTCTGCTGGAGCGGCTGATCGGTGAGCGGGCCGGGTATTACATCGAGCTGGTGGCCGGCACCGTGCAGCGAGTGGTCAACGGGGTGATCGGTACGGCGGCGGCGCAGGCGGTTCTGGCGTTGATCGGCTTCCTGATTGCCGGGGTCCCGGGGGCGTTGGTGCTGGGGATCGTGACCTTTCTGTTGAGCCTGATTCCGATGGGACCACCGTTGGTGTGGATTCCGGCCACGGCCTGGCTGGCGTGGAAGGGCGAGTACGGGATGGCGGTGTTTCTCGGGATCTGGGGGACGTTCATCATCAGCGGCGTGGATAACGTGTTGAAGCCTTATCTGATCAGCCGCGGGGGGAATCTGCCGTTGGTGATTGTGTTGCTTGGGGTGTTTGGCGGGTTGATTGCGTTTGGGTTTATCGGGTTGTTTATCGGGCCTACGTTGTTGGCGGTGGCTTATAGTTTGTTGACGGATTGGAGTAAGAGTCAGGCTCGGGTTTAG
- a CDS encoding ATP-binding protein gives MRGRFDTLFGRLFGMLFVAIVLAHLLAFAWFHHYGPPPPPPPPEFTEGVDGQRPPPDPRFAHRPPRPWFGGPLVPLTFQFISLMIAAWYGAKLLSRPIQRLSDAAERLSENLDSPPLDESGPREARQAAHTFNLMQQRIREQVQQRARMLGAVSHDLRTPLSRLKLRLEQIADEKLQGQMRQDLNDMIGMLDATLTYLHEQRTSEALQLMDVQALVESLCENAQDQGADVEVSGHCAPLQVQPMALRSCINNLMDNALRYAGQARIELQDQREQLLIRVIDHGPGIAEDKREAVFEPFFRLEGSRNRNSGGVGLGMTIAREAAQRLGGQLNLEETPGGGLTAIIRLPRT, from the coding sequence ATGCGAGGGCGCTTCGACACGCTGTTCGGCCGCCTGTTTGGCATGCTGTTCGTGGCGATCGTCCTGGCGCACCTGCTGGCCTTTGCCTGGTTTCACCACTACGGCCCGCCCCCACCGCCACCCCCGCCGGAGTTTACCGAGGGCGTCGACGGCCAGCGGCCGCCGCCGGACCCACGTTTCGCCCATCGCCCGCCGCGTCCGTGGTTCGGCGGGCCGTTGGTACCGCTGACCTTCCAGTTCATCTCGCTGATGATCGCTGCGTGGTACGGCGCCAAACTGCTCAGCCGGCCGATCCAGCGCCTGAGCGACGCCGCCGAACGCCTCAGCGAAAACCTCGACAGCCCGCCGCTGGACGAGTCCGGCCCGCGTGAGGCGCGGCAAGCGGCGCACACCTTCAACCTGATGCAACAACGCATTCGCGAACAGGTGCAGCAACGGGCACGCATGCTCGGCGCCGTCTCCCACGACCTGCGCACCCCACTGTCGCGGTTGAAGCTGCGCCTGGAACAGATCGCCGACGAAAAACTGCAAGGCCAGATGCGCCAGGACCTCAACGACATGATCGGCATGCTCGACGCCACCCTCACCTACTTGCACGAACAACGCACCAGCGAAGCCCTGCAGTTGATGGATGTGCAGGCGCTGGTCGAATCGTTGTGCGAGAACGCTCAGGATCAAGGCGCGGACGTTGAAGTCAGCGGCCATTGCGCACCGCTGCAGGTGCAGCCGATGGCGCTGCGCTCGTGCATCAACAACCTGATGGACAACGCCCTGCGCTACGCCGGACAGGCGCGCATCGAACTGCAGGATCAACGCGAGCAACTGCTGATCCGCGTGATCGACCACGGCCCGGGCATCGCCGAAGACAAACGCGAAGCGGTGTTCGAACCGTTCTTTCGCCTGGAAGGCTCACGCAACCGCAACTCCGGCGGCGTCGGCCTGGGCATGACCATCGCCCGCGAAGCCGCGCAGCGTCTGGGCGGGCAATTGAACCTGGAAGAAACCCCCGGTGGCGGCCTGACCGCCATCATCCGCCTGCCGCGCACCTGA
- a CDS encoding alpha/beta hydrolase, with the protein MSPTFEEVRLSLPHIELAAHLFGPEDGLPVIALHGWLDNANSFARLAPKLKGLRIIALDMAGHGHSGHRPNGAGYALWDYAHDVLQVAEQLGWKRFGLLGHSMGAIVSLVLAGSLPERISHLALIDGVIPLTDKGENAAERMGMALQAQLDLREKRKPVYNTLDRAIEARMKGLVAVSREAAELLAQRGLMPVPGGYTWRTDNRLTLPSPLRLTQEQAMAFVQRVTCPAQLVVAVDGMLAKHPELLERLPFSQEQLAGGHHLHLNEESGADLVADCFNRFFAIP; encoded by the coding sequence ATGAGCCCGACCTTCGAAGAAGTGCGCCTGAGCCTGCCGCATATCGAACTGGCCGCGCATTTGTTCGGGCCCGAGGATGGTCTGCCGGTGATCGCCCTGCATGGCTGGCTCGACAACGCCAACAGCTTTGCGCGCCTGGCGCCCAAGCTCAAAGGCTTGCGCATTATCGCGCTGGACATGGCCGGGCATGGGCATTCCGGGCATCGGCCCAACGGCGCCGGTTATGCGCTGTGGGACTACGCGCACGACGTGTTGCAGGTCGCCGAGCAATTGGGCTGGAAGCGCTTCGGCCTGCTCGGGCATTCGATGGGCGCGATCGTCTCGCTGGTGCTGGCCGGGTCGTTGCCGGAGCGCATCAGCCACCTGGCGTTGATCGACGGGGTGATTCCTCTTACAGACAAAGGCGAAAATGCCGCCGAGCGTATGGGCATGGCCCTGCAAGCGCAGCTGGATTTGCGCGAGAAGCGCAAGCCGGTCTACAACACCCTTGATCGTGCCATCGAAGCGCGGATGAAGGGGCTGGTGGCGGTCAGTCGCGAAGCCGCGGAACTGCTGGCGCAACGCGGTTTGATGCCGGTGCCCGGTGGATATACCTGGCGCACCGACAATCGCCTGACCCTGCCGTCGCCGTTGCGCCTGACCCAGGAGCAGGCGATGGCCTTCGTTCAGCGTGTCACCTGCCCGGCGCAATTGGTAGTGGCCGTCGACGGCATGCTGGCCAAACATCCGGAGTTGCTGGAGCGTCTACCCTTTAGCCAGGAACAGCTGGCGGGCGGGCATCATTTGCACCTGAACGAGGAGTCCGGTGCCGACCTTGTCGCAGACTGTTTCAATCGCTTCTTCGCCATTCCTTGA
- the xopAW gene encoding XopAW family type III secretion system calcium-binding effector yields the protein MIGSVSNYTSYTSTNSTTQNARSQQLQKQLFAKLDSNGDGAVDQDELNSALSQKSDDGLLVNLSKQFGDLDSDASGSLSAEEISAMAPPPPPQDQAPNTDLADALISALDTDGDGVISSEELSNGLTSAGSSADSNQIFSALDKNKDGTVSQDELTASLTPPPPPPPQHASSDELFSQLDADGDGSISASELSSALQSSDSTSTSNTDTSAALLKVLDSDSSGDVSSDELKAALQAGRERPHAQQDASTQTTSEALNRMIANLSKQYSLDNAAPVGKYLNVAT from the coding sequence ATGATCGGTAGCGTCAGCAACTACACGAGCTATACCAGCACCAACAGCACCACCCAGAACGCCCGCAGCCAACAACTGCAAAAGCAACTGTTCGCCAAACTCGACAGCAACGGCGACGGCGCGGTGGACCAGGACGAACTGAACAGTGCGCTGTCGCAGAAGTCCGACGACGGCCTGCTGGTCAACCTGAGCAAACAATTTGGCGATCTGGACAGCGACGCCAGCGGCAGCCTCAGCGCCGAAGAAATAAGCGCCATGGCGCCCCCGCCGCCACCGCAGGATCAAGCGCCCAACACCGACCTCGCCGACGCCCTGATCAGCGCCCTCGACACCGATGGCGACGGCGTCATCAGCAGCGAAGAACTGAGCAACGGCCTGACCAGCGCCGGCAGCAGCGCCGACAGCAACCAGATCTTCTCGGCCTTGGACAAGAACAAGGACGGCACCGTCAGCCAGGACGAACTCACCGCCAGCCTGACCCCACCACCGCCTCCACCGCCACAACACGCCTCCAGCGACGAACTGTTCAGCCAACTGGACGCTGATGGCGATGGCAGCATCAGCGCCTCCGAACTGAGCAGCGCGCTGCAAAGCAGCGACAGCACTTCGACGAGTAACACTGATACCAGCGCCGCATTGCTCAAAGTCCTCGACAGTGACAGCAGTGGCGACGTGAGCAGCGACGAACTGAAAGCGGCGCTACAAGCAGGTCGGGAACGCCCGCACGCACAACAGGACGCCAGCACCCAGACCACCAGCGAAGCGCTGAACCGGATGATTGCCAACTTGAGCAAGCAGTATTCGCTGGACAATGCTGCGCCGGTGGGCAAGTACCTGAATGTGGCGACTTGA
- the sixA gene encoding phosphohistidine phosphatase SixA — MKLWVLRHGEAVPYGSCPDSERALTEHGRQEALKSAARLIGQPLTAIYASPYLRAQQTAQIVREALGFEPEIRTVEWLTPETDPDKVTDQLVSVSNVLLVSHNPLVGNLLSYLQHGAGYPPEKVSTAGLAELESPELLIGSMTLNSLKHP, encoded by the coding sequence ATGAAACTCTGGGTATTGCGCCACGGTGAGGCCGTGCCTTACGGCTCGTGCCCCGATTCCGAGCGGGCGTTGACCGAGCACGGTCGTCAAGAAGCCTTGAAGAGTGCGGCCCGGTTGATCGGCCAGCCACTGACGGCGATCTACGCCAGTCCTTATCTGCGCGCCCAACAGACCGCGCAGATTGTCCGCGAGGCGCTGGGTTTCGAGCCGGAGATTCGCACGGTCGAATGGCTGACGCCGGAGACTGATCCGGACAAGGTCACCGATCAACTGGTGTCGGTGAGCAATGTGCTGCTGGTCAGCCATAACCCGTTGGTGGGCAATCTGTTGAGTTATCTGCAGCATGGTGCCGGGTATCCGCCGGAGAAGGTCAGTACGGCGGGGCTGGCCGAGCTGGAAAGCCCTGAGCTGCTGATCGGCTCGATGACCCTTAACAGCCTCAAGCACCCTTAA
- a CDS encoding AMP-binding protein, whose translation MSAAFRLPLDVFYEREARHPRQRFLVQPIGGGQVETLTWADVGHQARCAAHWLRARELPQGSHIALISKNCAHWIIADLAIWMAGHVSVPLYPNLTADSVNQVLTHSESVLAFIGKLDDWPGMSAGIPAGLPTISLPLHPPGEFDFSWDDLQKSSPIQDDPRPAAEQLATIIYTSGTTGLPKGVMHSFANLGFATTRGTQLFGLNEQDRLLSYLPLCHVAERMFVELASIYTGQTVFFAESLDTFITDLQRARPTAMFGVPRIWTKFQMGVYGKIPAKRLDFLLGLPFIGKRVGHKVLAGLGLDALRVALSGAAPVPQTLLDWYQKLGLDVLEVYGMTESCGYSHICLPGQYKQGWIGRPCPEVEVRIDESGEVLVRSQANMLGYFKEPQKTAETLTEDGFLRTGDKGEQDAEGRLRLTGRLKEIFKTSKGKYVAPAPIENRLAVHSRIEQVCVVGDGLSAPLGLCVLSTVNQDEGRASLHSSLEKLLEEVNAVLDKHERLRRLVVVKDSWAVENGFLTPTLKIKRNVIEDTYGARFEEWSARSEAVLWQD comes from the coding sequence ATGTCTGCCGCATTCCGTTTGCCGCTGGACGTGTTCTACGAACGTGAGGCCCGGCACCCGCGCCAACGCTTTCTGGTGCAACCCATTGGTGGCGGACAGGTCGAGACCCTGACCTGGGCCGATGTCGGTCATCAGGCCCGTTGCGCCGCGCATTGGCTGCGCGCCCGGGAATTGCCGCAAGGCAGCCACATCGCGCTGATCTCGAAAAACTGCGCGCACTGGATCATTGCCGATCTGGCGATCTGGATGGCCGGGCACGTCTCGGTGCCGCTGTATCCCAACCTGACGGCAGACTCGGTCAATCAGGTCCTGACGCATTCGGAAAGTGTGCTGGCGTTCATCGGCAAGCTCGATGACTGGCCGGGCATGTCTGCCGGGATACCGGCGGGCTTGCCCACCATCAGCCTGCCGCTGCATCCGCCCGGTGAGTTCGATTTCAGCTGGGACGACCTGCAGAAAAGCTCGCCAATCCAGGACGATCCGCGTCCTGCGGCCGAGCAACTGGCAACCATCATCTATACCTCCGGCACCACCGGGTTGCCCAAGGGTGTAATGCACAGCTTCGCCAATCTGGGGTTCGCCACGACTCGCGGCACGCAACTGTTCGGGCTTAACGAGCAAGACCGGCTGCTGTCGTACCTGCCGCTGTGCCACGTCGCCGAACGCATGTTCGTTGAGCTGGCCTCGATCTACACCGGGCAAACGGTGTTCTTTGCCGAAAGCCTCGACACCTTCATCACCGACCTGCAACGCGCACGACCCACCGCGATGTTCGGCGTGCCGCGGATCTGGACCAAATTCCAGATGGGCGTGTACGGCAAGATCCCCGCCAAGCGCCTGGATTTCCTGCTCGGCCTGCCATTCATTGGCAAACGGGTCGGGCACAAGGTGCTGGCCGGACTGGGCCTTGATGCCTTGCGCGTGGCCCTGTCCGGCGCGGCGCCGGTGCCGCAGACCTTGCTCGACTGGTATCAGAAGCTTGGCCTCGATGTGCTGGAGGTGTATGGCATGACCGAGAGTTGCGGCTACTCGCACATTTGTCTGCCGGGGCAGTACAAACAGGGCTGGATCGGCAGGCCGTGCCCGGAGGTCGAGGTGCGCATCGATGAGTCCGGCGAGGTGCTGGTGCGCAGTCAGGCGAACATGCTCGGCTATTTCAAGGAACCGCAGAAAACCGCCGAAACCCTCACCGAGGACGGTTTTCTGCGTACCGGCGACAAGGGCGAACAGGATGCCGAGGGGCGCTTGCGCCTGACCGGGCGACTCAAGGAAATCTTCAAGACCAGCAAAGGCAAATACGTGGCGCCCGCGCCGATTGAAAACCGTCTTGCAGTGCATTCGCGGATCGAGCAGGTCTGTGTGGTCGGCGATGGTTTGAGTGCGCCGCTGGGCTTGTGCGTGCTCTCCACCGTCAATCAGGACGAGGGGCGGGCCAGTCTGCATTCGAGCCTGGAAAAACTGCTGGAAGAGGTCAACGCCGTGCTCGACAAGCACGAGCGCCTGCGGCGGCTGGTGGTGGTCAAGGACAGCTGGGCGGTGGAAAACGGTTTTCTCACCCCGACCTTGAAGATCAAACGCAATGTCATCGAAGACACCTACGGCGCGCGGTTTGAAGAATGGAGCGCGCGCAGCGAGGCGGTGCTGTGGCAGGATTGA
- a CDS encoding alpha/beta hydrolase, with protein sequence MSQPIFFAHANGFPSGTYGKLFAALAPEYRVAHLDQHAHDPRFPADDNWYNLVDELIHHLQQQDQPVWGVGHSFGGVLHLHAALRCPELYRGVVMLDSPVLTRTDQWVIRAAKRFGFIDRLTPAGRTLGRREEFADLDTARSYFAGKTLFRGFDPECFDAYLQHGLHTVGGKLRLRFDPATEISIYRGVPHTSPGRTRQLQVPLAVVRGHKSRVVMRHHSRFVGRLPQGEALSMPGGHMFPLERPQDTARLLKELFTRWERRQQKDCA encoded by the coding sequence ATGTCGCAACCGATCTTTTTCGCCCACGCCAACGGCTTTCCCTCGGGCACCTATGGCAAGTTGTTCGCGGCGCTGGCGCCCGAGTACCGGGTTGCGCATCTGGATCAGCATGCCCATGACCCGCGTTTCCCGGCGGACGACAACTGGTACAACCTGGTCGACGAACTGATCCACCATCTGCAGCAGCAGGATCAACCGGTGTGGGGCGTCGGCCATTCGTTTGGTGGCGTGTTGCACCTGCACGCGGCGTTGCGTTGCCCTGAGCTGTATCGCGGCGTGGTGATGCTCGATTCGCCGGTGCTGACTCGCACTGACCAGTGGGTGATCCGCGCGGCCAAACGCTTCGGGTTCATCGACAGACTGACCCCGGCCGGACGTACGTTGGGGCGGCGCGAAGAGTTCGCCGATCTCGACACGGCGCGCAGCTATTTTGCCGGCAAGACCCTGTTCCGCGGTTTCGATCCGGAATGCTTCGATGCCTATCTGCAACACGGATTGCATACGGTCGGCGGCAAGTTGCGTCTGCGCTTCGACCCGGCCACCGAAATCAGTATCTACCGCGGCGTGCCACACACCAGTCCGGGCCGCACACGCCAATTGCAGGTGCCGCTGGCCGTGGTGCGTGGCCACAAGAGCCGGGTGGTCATGCGTCATCACAGCCGATTCGTCGGGCGCCTGCCGCAGGGTGAAGCGCTGAGCATGCCCGGCGGGCACATGTTTCCGCTGGAACGTCCGCAAGACACGGCGCGCCTGCTCAAAGAGCTGTTTACTCGCTGGGAGCGCCGCCAGCAGAAGGACTGCGCATGA
- a CDS encoding DUF4389 domain-containing protein — MNDPKTEAKYESVLLRVLWMIVYVLVWQVAQFILGAVVLVQLIYRLIYGAPSASLMNFGDSLSQFLAQIGRFGSFHSDQKPWPFADWPTPRTPEGEAPHAVPPAPHPARDEEPKL; from the coding sequence ATGAACGATCCGAAAACCGAAGCCAAGTACGAATCCGTCCTCCTGCGGGTGCTGTGGATGATCGTCTACGTGCTGGTCTGGCAAGTGGCGCAGTTCATCCTCGGTGCGGTGGTGCTGGTGCAACTGATCTATCGTTTGATTTACGGCGCGCCGAGCGCCAGCCTGATGAACTTCGGCGACAGTCTGAGCCAGTTCCTCGCGCAGATCGGCCGCTTCGGCAGCTTTCACAGCGACCAGAAACCCTGGCCGTTCGCCGACTGGCCAACCCCGCGTACCCCGGAAGGCGAAGCGCCGCACGCCGTGCCGCCAGCCCCGCATCCGGCCCGCGATGAGGAGCCCAAGCTATGA
- a CDS encoding hotdog fold thioesterase: protein MTLWRTTPNIEQLNAIQKNTIGEVLDIRFESFDDESLTASMVIDHRTHQPYGLLHGGASVVLAETVGSMASYLCIDASKFYCVGLEINANHLRGLRSGRVSAVAKPIHIGRTTHVWDIRLTSDEGKASCVSRLTMAVVPLGEQPPAR, encoded by the coding sequence ATGACCTTGTGGCGCACCACTCCGAACATCGAGCAGTTGAACGCAATCCAGAAAAACACCATCGGCGAAGTGCTGGATATCCGTTTCGAGTCTTTTGACGACGAGTCGCTGACGGCGAGCATGGTCATCGACCACCGCACCCACCAACCCTACGGTCTGCTGCACGGCGGTGCCTCGGTGGTGCTGGCGGAAACCGTCGGCTCGATGGCCAGTTATCTGTGCATCGATGCCAGCAAGTTCTATTGCGTGGGGCTAGAGATCAACGCCAACCATTTGCGCGGCTTGCGCAGCGGGCGGGTGAGCGCGGTGGCCAAACCGATTCACATCGGCCGCACCACGCATGTCTGGGACATCCGCCTGACCAGCGATGAAGGCAAGGCCAGTTGTGTGTCGCGTTTGACCATGGCGGTGGTGCCATTGGGCGAGCAGCCACCGGCGCGGTGA
- a CDS encoding DUF4892 domain-containing protein, which yields MRSLSLLALCCFSSVSFAADVPGSQDLQIVPRLADAQIVDYRPPVELERIYPLGSIRKISGQLRFDGQVTARGQTTSVTYELPPEHSATEAFTAAREALQKQDAELLFWCQARDCGESSLWANEVFGNSKLYGADEQQAYLLLRLAAPKDNTLVALYSITRGNRKAYLHVEQFEAGAPLGELLPTSATLLRQLKSTGELDFPKLTGDPDDTWLRLISRGLNLDTTQRVTIAGPKAEAWRQALIDQGVRAARMEAGSVDGSGLRIDLLR from the coding sequence ATGCGGTCACTCAGTCTGTTGGCGCTGTGCTGTTTCAGTTCCGTTTCGTTCGCCGCCGACGTGCCCGGCAGCCAGGATCTGCAGATCGTGCCGCGTCTGGCCGATGCACAGATCGTCGACTATCGCCCTCCTGTGGAGCTTGAGCGGATCTATCCGCTGGGCTCGATCCGCAAGATCAGCGGCCAGTTGCGCTTTGACGGCCAAGTCACGGCGCGCGGCCAGACCACTTCGGTCACCTACGAGTTGCCGCCTGAGCATTCCGCCACCGAAGCCTTCACCGCCGCCCGCGAAGCCCTGCAAAAGCAGGACGCCGAGTTGCTGTTCTGGTGTCAGGCCCGTGATTGTGGCGAAAGCAGCCTGTGGGCCAATGAAGTGTTCGGCAACTCGAAGCTGTACGGTGCCGATGAGCAACAGGCCTATCTGCTGTTGCGTCTGGCCGCACCGAAGGACAATACCCTGGTGGCGCTCTACAGCATCACCCGCGGCAATCGCAAAGCCTACCTGCATGTCGAACAGTTCGAAGCGGGCGCGCCGCTGGGCGAGTTGTTGCCGACCTCGGCCACGCTGTTGCGACAGCTCAAAAGCACCGGTGAACTGGACTTTCCCAAGCTGACCGGGGATCCGGATGACACCTGGCTGCGGCTGATTTCCCGTGGCTTGAACCTCGACACCACCCAGCGCGTGACGATTGCCGGACCCAAGGCCGAGGCCTGGCGGCAGGCTCTGATCGATCAGGGGGTGCGGGCGGCGCGGATGGAGGCGGGGAGCGTCGACGGCTCTGGCCTGCGCATCGATCTGTTGCGATAA